One Hyla sarda isolate aHylSar1 chromosome 11, aHylSar1.hap1, whole genome shotgun sequence genomic window carries:
- the VSIG8 gene encoding V-set and immunoglobulin domain-containing protein 8, with protein sequence MASMTVWRPPCVTSQLSQGTNTSLLGAITIQEQSIETILQPKGGSVTLGCTYTVDPSETGNLDIEWSQMNPDSTGLDKVILTYMDNAIVSTGPPSLMNRLSFNSADPSTGDASITITYLDIGDSMTFQCKVKKNPGVASRKVTLVVQAVPSNPRCLIEGEQYKGSDVILKCKSSEGTPPLSYKWQKIAGPSNPATPVLNMAPVTGDLLIKNISDVYAGAYQCNVGNRVGSGTCVVELSVSSANRTGIIVGAVFGALFLLLLLLLLIWCLICCCNKRRYEKDLANDIREDVAPPPSNTNSRASSVRTAAGYRAHNISYSLRRVYNEAPIDEPPALSVASSDASKPKYDSPIPTPEPVFVVLDQSPKHNPYNIQRVGGIPVMVPAQSREGFIV encoded by the exons ATGGCGTCCATGACGGTTTGGCGCCCACCTTGTGTGACATCACAATTATCTCAGGGGACCAatactt CACTGCTGGGCGCCATTACTATCCAAGAGCAAAGTATTGAGACCATTCTCCAGCCTAAAGGAGGTAGTGTGACGCTGGGCTGTACATATACTGTGGACCCTTCAGAAACTGGAAACTTGGACATTGAGTGGTCCCAGATGAACCCAGACAGCACAGGTCTGGATAAAGTT ATTCTCACCTACATGGACAATGCTATCGTGTCAACTGGTCCTCCAAGCCTCATGAACCGCCTGTCTTTTAACTCTGCGGATCCCAGCACAGGCGATGCCTCCATCACCATTACCTATCTGGATATCGGAGACTCTATGACCTTCCAGTGCAAAGTAAAGAAGAACCCCGGGGTGGCCTCGAGAAAAGTTACGTTAGTTGTTCAAG CGGTTCCCTCGAATCCTCGTTGTTTGATCGAAGGAGAACAGTACAAAGGAAGTGATGTCATTCTGAAGTGCAAATCAAGTGAGGGGACCCCGCCTCTAAGTTACAAATGGCAGAAGATAGCTGGGCCCTCCAACCCAGCCACTCCAGTTCTAAACATGG CTCCTGTGACTGGAGATTTACTGATAAAGAACATCTCTGACGTATATGCCGGGGCGTATCAGTGTAACGTGGGGAACCGAGTGGGGAGCGGAACTTGTGTGGTTGAGCTATCTGTATCCTCAG CTAACCGTACAGGGATTATTGTTGGAGCTGTGTTTGGCGCTTTattcctcctgcttctccttctcctcctcatatggTGTCTGATCTGCTGCTGCAACAAGAGACGTTATGAGAAAGATCTGGCCAATGACATCAG AGAGGATGTGGCACCCCCACCAAGTAACACCAATAGCCGTGCCAGCAGTGTCCGGACCGCCGCTGGCTACAGAGCTCACAACATCAGCTACTCCCTCCGGCGGGTCTACAACGAGGCACCAATAGACGaacctccagctttatctgtggCCAGCAGTGATGCCTCCAAACCCAAATATGACAGCCCCATTCCCACCCCTGAACCAGTCTTCGTTGTTTTAGACCAAAGCCCGAAACACAATCCCTATAATATCCAGAGGGTAGGGGGGATACCGGTGATGGTACCTGCACAGTCTCGAGAAGGTTTCATTGTCTGA